One window of the Microvirga mediterraneensis genome contains the following:
- the tsaB gene encoding tRNA (adenosine(37)-N6)-threonylcarbamoyltransferase complex dimerization subunit type 1 TsaB — MRVLAIDTALGACSACIVEAGEPVPLAAESIPMDRGHAEALMPLLDRLSAQVEGGFESLDRVAVTVGPGSYTGLRVGISAARGIGLAAGIPVVGVATLSAFLAPMMVGDRRGLFTAAIDAKHGHIYIQAIAPGGRTIIPPGLMTYREAIRLLGSGPILVSGSASAMLAAEARAQGVEAHIGDVSGFPDIAWVARLGALADPTQALPKPLYLREPDAKPQDGARIARQ; from the coding sequence TTGCGAGTCCTTGCCATCGATACGGCCCTCGGCGCCTGCTCGGCCTGCATCGTCGAGGCCGGCGAGCCCGTGCCGCTGGCCGCCGAATCCATCCCCATGGATCGCGGCCACGCGGAAGCCCTGATGCCGCTCCTCGACCGGCTCTCCGCCCAGGTGGAGGGCGGCTTCGAGAGCCTGGACCGGGTCGCCGTCACGGTCGGGCCGGGCAGCTATACGGGCCTGAGGGTCGGCATCAGCGCCGCCCGCGGCATCGGCCTGGCGGCCGGGATCCCGGTCGTCGGGGTCGCGACCCTGTCGGCCTTCCTCGCCCCGATGATGGTCGGCGACCGGCGCGGGCTCTTCACCGCCGCCATCGACGCCAAGCACGGCCATATCTACATCCAGGCCATCGCGCCGGGCGGACGCACGATCATCCCGCCGGGCCTCATGACCTATCGCGAGGCCATCCGGCTCCTCGGCTCCGGCCCGATCCTGGTCTCCGGCTCCGCCTCGGCCATGCTGGCCGCGGAGGCGCGCGCCCAGGGGGTCGAAGCCCATATCGGTGACGTGTCGGGCTTTCCCGACATCGCCTGGGTGGCCCGCCTCGGGGCCCTGGCCGATCCGACCCAGGCGCTGCCGAAGCCGCTTTACCTGCGCGAGCCCGACGCCAAGCCGCAGGACGGGGCCCGAATCGCCAGGCAGTAA